In the genome of Palaemon carinicauda isolate YSFRI2023 chromosome 20, ASM3689809v2, whole genome shotgun sequence, one region contains:
- the LOC137659533 gene encoding uncharacterized protein isoform X3: protein MLQRMLLLAAFTAFTSALPPLEPSPLCSVAIDELQRAWENRLPRISAFKHNLDDQSFPFDFAEMVSHGFHNVECFHNLDNQTVQLTLVGTNGIPADPSKDGALIKGIESSSKSASILQGYDYVIDLNTHYDLYTPNSYSFCITDMLLNIISNLGGNYYIDGKLRRELKQQTQVLEKGAKSYFPVFAKEFTILLNEVLCKPHNASPTPTTDTTSSTSSTEEPQEGLLESGCCGISHSSLLFDCCRNQSLRNFTYQPEVPMDRHCCQNFSRRPFVAV, encoded by the exons ATGCTTCAGAGAATGCTGCTCTTAGCGGCCTTTACTGCCTTTACTTCGGCGCTTCCTCCGCTTGAAC CGTCGCCACTGTGTTCGGTAGCTATAGACGAACTGCAAAGGGCGTGGGAAAACAGACTTCCTCGAATCTCCGCTTTCAAACATAATCTCGACGACCAAAG CTTTCCCTTCGACTTTGCCGAGATGGTATCTCATGGCTTTCACAATGTTGAGTGCTTCCATAACCTTGACAACCAGACG GTACAGCTGACTCTCGTAGGAACGAATGGTATCCCCGCCGACCCTTCCAAAGATGGCGCACTTATAAAAGGAATTGAATCTTCATCAAAATCAGCATCTAT ATTGCAGGGATATGACTATGTCATTGACTTGAATACCCACTACGATCTCTACACGCCGAATTCCTACTCTTTCTGCATCACCGATATGCTTCTCAATATTATATCAAATCTTGGG GGCAATTATTATATCGATGGTAAACTGCGGCGGGAGCTGAAACAGCAAACACAAGTATTGGAGAAAGGTGCGAAAAGTTACTTTCCTGTCTTTGCCAAAGAGTTTACCATCCTACTCAACGAGGTACTTTGTAAACCACATAACGCTTCTCCGACTCCAACGACCGACACAACGTCGTCAACATCTTCAACGGAGGAGCCACAGGAAGGGCTGCTGGAATCTGGGTGCTGCGGGATCTCACATTCCAGCTTGTTGTTTGACTGCTGCCGGAATCAGAGCCTGAGAAACTTCACCTATCAACCTGAAGTCCCAATGGATAGGCACTGTTGCCAGAACTTCTCCAGACGTCCATTTGTAGCTGTGTAA
- the LOC137659533 gene encoding uncharacterized protein isoform X1 — MNPGLAEGVSRRRMTSALDSLESQADQSWCPSGVIFSLSESKTSSAMLQRMLLLAAFTAFTSALPPLEPSPLCSVAIDELQRAWENRLPRISAFKHNLDDQSFPFDFAEMVSHGFHNVECFHNLDNQTVQLTLVGTNGIPADPSKDGALIKGIESSSKSASILQGYDYVIDLNTHYDLYTPNSYSFCITDMLLNIISNLGGNYYIDGKLRRELKQQTQVLEKGAKSYFPVFAKEFTILLNEVLCKPHNASPTPTTDTTSSTSSTEEPQEGLLESGCCGISHSSLLFDCCRNQSLRNFTYQPEVPMDRHCCQNFSRRPFVAV; from the exons ATGAATCCAGGATTGGCAGAAGGTGTAAGTAGACGGAGGATGACTTCTGCGCTTGACAGTTTGGAGTCACAAGCTGACCAGTCGTGGTGTCCTTCCGGCGTGATCTTCTCACT GTCCGAATCGAAAACCTCCTCAGCCATGCTTCAGAGAATGCTGCTCTTAGCGGCCTTTACTGCCTTTACTTCGGCGCTTCCTCCGCTTGAAC CGTCGCCACTGTGTTCGGTAGCTATAGACGAACTGCAAAGGGCGTGGGAAAACAGACTTCCTCGAATCTCCGCTTTCAAACATAATCTCGACGACCAAAG CTTTCCCTTCGACTTTGCCGAGATGGTATCTCATGGCTTTCACAATGTTGAGTGCTTCCATAACCTTGACAACCAGACG GTACAGCTGACTCTCGTAGGAACGAATGGTATCCCCGCCGACCCTTCCAAAGATGGCGCACTTATAAAAGGAATTGAATCTTCATCAAAATCAGCATCTAT ATTGCAGGGATATGACTATGTCATTGACTTGAATACCCACTACGATCTCTACACGCCGAATTCCTACTCTTTCTGCATCACCGATATGCTTCTCAATATTATATCAAATCTTGGG GGCAATTATTATATCGATGGTAAACTGCGGCGGGAGCTGAAACAGCAAACACAAGTATTGGAGAAAGGTGCGAAAAGTTACTTTCCTGTCTTTGCCAAAGAGTTTACCATCCTACTCAACGAGGTACTTTGTAAACCACATAACGCTTCTCCGACTCCAACGACCGACACAACGTCGTCAACATCTTCAACGGAGGAGCCACAGGAAGGGCTGCTGGAATCTGGGTGCTGCGGGATCTCACATTCCAGCTTGTTGTTTGACTGCTGCCGGAATCAGAGCCTGAGAAACTTCACCTATCAACCTGAAGTCCCAATGGATAGGCACTGTTGCCAGAACTTCTCCAGACGTCCATTTGTAGCTGTGTAA
- the LOC137659533 gene encoding uncharacterized protein isoform X2, producing the protein MSESKTSSAMLQRMLLLAAFTAFTSALPPLEPSPLCSVAIDELQRAWENRLPRISAFKHNLDDQSFPFDFAEMVSHGFHNVECFHNLDNQTVQLTLVGTNGIPADPSKDGALIKGIESSSKSASILQGYDYVIDLNTHYDLYTPNSYSFCITDMLLNIISNLGGNYYIDGKLRRELKQQTQVLEKGAKSYFPVFAKEFTILLNEVLCKPHNASPTPTTDTTSSTSSTEEPQEGLLESGCCGISHSSLLFDCCRNQSLRNFTYQPEVPMDRHCCQNFSRRPFVAV; encoded by the exons AT GTCCGAATCGAAAACCTCCTCAGCCATGCTTCAGAGAATGCTGCTCTTAGCGGCCTTTACTGCCTTTACTTCGGCGCTTCCTCCGCTTGAAC CGTCGCCACTGTGTTCGGTAGCTATAGACGAACTGCAAAGGGCGTGGGAAAACAGACTTCCTCGAATCTCCGCTTTCAAACATAATCTCGACGACCAAAG CTTTCCCTTCGACTTTGCCGAGATGGTATCTCATGGCTTTCACAATGTTGAGTGCTTCCATAACCTTGACAACCAGACG GTACAGCTGACTCTCGTAGGAACGAATGGTATCCCCGCCGACCCTTCCAAAGATGGCGCACTTATAAAAGGAATTGAATCTTCATCAAAATCAGCATCTAT ATTGCAGGGATATGACTATGTCATTGACTTGAATACCCACTACGATCTCTACACGCCGAATTCCTACTCTTTCTGCATCACCGATATGCTTCTCAATATTATATCAAATCTTGGG GGCAATTATTATATCGATGGTAAACTGCGGCGGGAGCTGAAACAGCAAACACAAGTATTGGAGAAAGGTGCGAAAAGTTACTTTCCTGTCTTTGCCAAAGAGTTTACCATCCTACTCAACGAGGTACTTTGTAAACCACATAACGCTTCTCCGACTCCAACGACCGACACAACGTCGTCAACATCTTCAACGGAGGAGCCACAGGAAGGGCTGCTGGAATCTGGGTGCTGCGGGATCTCACATTCCAGCTTGTTGTTTGACTGCTGCCGGAATCAGAGCCTGAGAAACTTCACCTATCAACCTGAAGTCCCAATGGATAGGCACTGTTGCCAGAACTTCTCCAGACGTCCATTTGTAGCTGTGTAA